A window from Setaria italica strain Yugu1 chromosome VIII, Setaria_italica_v2.0, whole genome shotgun sequence encodes these proteins:
- the LOC101754443 gene encoding disease resistance protein RPM1 has protein sequence MLDEAGIIINKCGRLPKLSVALVKYLADVRNGILEARRLNANFMYSLNNSKGLDSFQDIFAWIYSNFQACPQLLKKCVFYLSLFTQSSMIRQSRLVRRWIAEGYSEGTDSNSKVEYTEKLLHELANLGITEHPHQTPTVAGCQINSLFLEYVISRETEENIFLPLEVSVLQGEGSLNTQRVGQHLAIGSSWKRDKFVFDNMDLSRLRSLTVSREWRPFLISDRMRVLRVLDLEDTNVADGDIEQVVKQLPRLKFLGLRRCTKISCLPESLGDDLRQLQTLDIRHTSVTKLPKSITKLQKLQYIRAATSLRLMDEEPSTPWRTSHGHVDACNGIIVPRGIGALMALHTLGVVNIGAGGGKAILNELKYLSQLKKLGVSGINRSNIKGLLSAIFGHSHLESLSLQLHKDDKDLEWLGKITPPNNLQRLKAYVHVVKYPHWSYLQGLGQLKRLHTLSLRFETDQDVELQFCDNLDRNRSSTHRQFSELKVLEIVCSSNLHVMFAGGEMFELKVLKVHCSTGASLQLSRIERLHSLKYVWLKGSFDDTTKEELRRKVTQHPNKPNWKLD, from the coding sequence ATGTTGGATGAAGCAGGGATTATCATAAACAAGTGCGGCAGACTTCCCAAACTATCTGTTGCTTTAGTTAAGTACTTGGCCGATGTACGAAATGGTATACTGGAGGCGCGGCGTCTGAATGCCAACTTTATGTATTCCTTGAATAACAGCAAGGGGCTTGATAGCTTCCAGGATATATTCGCCTGGATATATTCAAACTTTCAGGCTTGTCCTCAACTTCTCAAGAAATGCGTCTTCTATCTCTCACTTTTTACCCAAAGCAGCATGATTCGTCAGAGTCGTTTGGTGAGGAGGTGGATTGCAGAGGGCTACTCCGAAGGCACTGACAGCAACAGCAAGGTGGAGTACACAGAGAAGCTCCTCCACGAGCTAGCTAACTTGGGCATAACAGAGCATCCACATCAGACACCTACCGTGGCCGGTTGCCAAATCAACTCCTTATTCCTCGAGTATGTCATCTCACGGGAAACGGAAGAGAACATTTTCCTTCCATTGGAAGTCTCGGTACTGCAGGGGGAAGGAAGTCTGAACACACAACGTGTAGGACAGCATCTGGCAATTGGGAGCAGCTGGAAGAGGGACAAGTTTGTGTTTGACAACATGGACTTGTCGCGGCTACGGTCTCTGACGGTTTCTAGAGAGTGGAGGCCCTTCTTAATATCTGACAGGATGAGAGTGTTACGTGTTCTTGATCTGGAGGACACAAATGTAGCGGATGGTGACATCGAGCAAGTCGTGAAACAGCTACCTCGCCTCAAGTTCCTCGGCCTGAGAAGATGCACAAAGATATCCTGTCTGCCAGAATCCTTGGGTGACGACCTCAGGCAGCTCCAAACTCTGGATATCAGGCACACCTCTGTTACCAAGCTTCCAAAGAGCATCACCAAGCTGCAGAAGCTGCAGTATATTCGTGCTGCAACAAGCCTACGGTTGATGGACGAGGAGCCATCAACACCATGGAGGACTAGTCATGGACATGTTGACGCTTGTAATGGCATCATAGTGCCCAGAGGGATTGGGGCACTGATGGCCTTGCACACACTGGGTGTCGTCAACATCGGCGCTGGAGGCGGTAAGGCCATTCTGAACGAGCTGAAGTACCTGAGCCAGCTTAAGAAGCTCGGAGTGTCTGGCATCAACCGGAGTAACATCAAGGGGTTACTTTCGGCCATCTTTGGTCATAGCCATTTGGAATCATTGTCACTGCAGCTTCACAAGGACGACAAGGATTTGGAGTGGTTAGGAAAAATCACTCCTCCAAATAACCTACAGCGCCTTAAAGCGTATGTGCATGTAGTAAAGTACCCACATTGGAGCTATTTACAGGGCCTTGGCCAGTTAAAAAGGCTACATACCCTTAGTCTTCGTTTCGAAACGGATCAAGATGTTGAGCTTCAATTCTGTGACAATCTGGACAGAAATCGGTCGTCTACACACCGCCAGTTCAGTGAACTCAAGGTCCTCGAGATAGTTTGCAGCTCAAATTTACATGTGATGTTTGCTGGAGGAGAGATGTTTGAACTGAAGGTGCTGAAGGTTCACTGCTCAACTGGGGCGTCGCTGCAGTTATCTAGGATAGAGCGTCTGCATTCACTAAAGTATGTCTGGCTGAAAGGCTCCTTTGACGACACAACCAAGGAAGAATTGCGGCGCAAAGTTACCCAGCATCCCAACAAACCTAATTGGAAGCTGGATTAA
- the LOC111258346 gene encoding disease resistance protein RPP13-like, producing the protein MAELAIGISKTAVEALLNKVKTAIKEEAEQLQIVERDISFIKDEFEMMQSFLIKASSGEGMKNQVARTWVRQVRDLSYDTEDCIDYVVLHLDKKRSFLQRLLRFNMLQKPLTLDQAVAEIKRLRARAEEVNQRNMRYNQIGNSKEQVQQTTAANQMVLDIIKKPTDAFDNQEDILDLTRLIKMEDKGLQVISVCGTGGDLGVISIIKKTYEDPEICKMFECRAWVKLVRPFNPHEFIRSLLAGFYANSPSQEPELGSGNSHINGGPGKRLFSILTLAEFAKKLVGTQDVHFLGAKVLETMKATQDNINTDYMEIIKKKAYLIVLEDLSSIEEWNAIKTFMPDLRNGSRIVVSTQQLEIASLCPEQTNHGLLREFSTDHSVYAFFKALPRKHQKDISRVFLI; encoded by the exons ATGGCGGAACTTGCCATAGGGATTTCCAAGACCGCAGTGGAAGCTCTCTTGAATAAGGTGAAGACCGCCATcaaggaggaggccgagcaATTGCAGATCGTGGAACGTGATATTAGTTTCATCAAGGACGAGTTCGAGATGATGCAGTCCTTCCTCATCAAGGCCTCCAGTGGGGAGGGCATGAAGAACCAGGTAGCGAGGACCTGGGTGAGGCAGGTACGTGACCTGTCCTATGACACCGAAGATTGCATTGATTACGTCGTCCTTCACCTGGACAAAAAGAGGTCATTTTTGCAACGCTTACTGCGGTTCAACATGCTACAAAAACCACTTACCCTTGACCAAGCCGTCGCTGAGATAAAGCGGCTCAGGGCACGAGCTGAGGAAGTGAACCAGAGGAACATGCGCTACAACCAGATTGGCAACTCTAAAGAGCAGGTGCAGCAGACAACTGCTGCCAACCAAATGGTATTGGATATCATCAAGAAGCCGACAGATGCCTTTGACAATCAGGAGGATATTTTGGATCTCACCAGATTGATAAAGATGGAAGACAAGGGCCTTCAAGTGATTTCTGTTTGTGGAACAGGTGGCGATCTAGGTGTAATTTCCATCATCAAGAAGACATATGAGGACCCAGAAATCTGCAAAATGTTTGAGTGCCGCGCGTGGGTGAAGCTGGTGCGTCCTTTCAATCCACATGAGTTCATCCGGAGCTTGTTAGCTGGGTTCTATGCAAACTCTCCCAGCCAAGAGCCAGAGCTGGGTTCTGGAAACTCCCACATCAATGGAGGTCCAGGGAAGCGACTTTTTAGCATCCTTACCCTTGCAGAATTTGCAAAGAAGCTAGTTGGAACTCAGGATGTCCACTTTTTAGGTGCGAAGGTACTAGAGACGATGAAGGCTACCCAAGACAATATCAATACAGATTACATGGAGATAATCAAGAAGAAGGCATACCTCATCGTCCTAGAAGACCTTTCAAGCATAGAAGAGTGGAACGCCATCAAGACGTTCATGCCAGACCTGAGGAATGGCAGCCGGATTGTTGTATCAACGCAGCAGCTTGAGATTGCAAGCCTGTGCCCGGAGCAGACAAACCATGGGTTGCTCCGTGAATTCTCAACTGATCACTCTGTCTATGCCTTCTTCAAGGCGCTTCCAAGAAAACATCAG AAAGATATTTCACGTGTATTTCTAATATAA